A section of the Enterococcus montenegrensis genome encodes:
- a CDS encoding ABC transporter ATP-binding protein — MRLKYEKIIEVKHLSKTYGNRFNQTKVLDNLSFSVDEGEFVGIMGPSGAGKTTLMNILASIALPTFGTVKVDGQDLTALKEDQLSDFRRKDLGFIFQEFNLLPTLTAKDNIILPLAIDFLKVEEIESRVTEAADLLGIKAILHRYPEELSVGQRQRVAAARALVVRPRIIFADEPTGALDSKSATELLYYLSELNQKQNKTILMVTHDPYTASYCNRILFIKDGVFFSEVVKRGSRQNFFEQVIDMQATLGGGGRRNAL, encoded by the coding sequence ATGAGGTTGAAATATGAAAAAATAATAGAAGTAAAACATTTGAGTAAAACATATGGAAATCGTTTTAATCAGACCAAAGTGCTAGATAATCTGTCCTTTAGTGTTGATGAAGGAGAATTTGTCGGCATCATGGGACCAAGCGGTGCGGGAAAAACGACTTTAATGAATATATTAGCTTCCATTGCCCTGCCGACTTTTGGAACAGTAAAAGTGGACGGACAAGATCTGACTGCACTAAAAGAAGATCAGTTAAGTGATTTTCGCCGTAAAGATTTGGGCTTTATTTTTCAAGAGTTTAATTTATTGCCTACGCTTACAGCCAAAGATAATATCATCTTGCCTTTGGCAATTGATTTTTTAAAAGTCGAAGAGATTGAAAGCCGCGTGACAGAAGCAGCTGACTTATTAGGAATTAAAGCTATTTTACATCGTTATCCAGAAGAGTTATCGGTAGGACAAAGACAACGGGTGGCAGCTGCCCGTGCTTTAGTCGTGCGACCACGGATTATTTTTGCCGATGAACCAACAGGTGCCCTTGATTCAAAATCTGCCACGGAGTTACTGTATTATTTAAGCGAATTAAATCAAAAGCAAAATAAAACCATTTTAATGGTAACCCACGACCCCTATACCGCAAGTTATTGCAATCGCATTTTATTTATTAAAGATGGAGTCTTTTTTTCTGAGGTTGTTAAAAGAGGTAGCAGGCAGAATTTCTTTGAACAGGTGATTGATATGCAGGCAACTTTAGGCGGTGGGGGACGACGAAATGCTTTATAA